A window of Pseudodesulfovibrio hydrargyri contains these coding sequences:
- a CDS encoding rhodanese-like domain-containing protein encodes MRVFTAALIVLALLVLWDVGWWLAGVRPLSPWALKAELKRADTPPPTLIDVRTRAEYAFFHIPGAVNVPYPATLNELALAALDPTKPVVVICMTGHRSPPTVRQMQRGGYTDVRNLTGGMAVWKLFGGDTVSP; translated from the coding sequence GTGCGCGTTTTTACCGCCGCGCTCATCGTCCTGGCCCTGCTGGTCCTGTGGGACGTGGGCTGGTGGCTGGCCGGCGTGCGCCCCCTGTCTCCGTGGGCCCTCAAGGCGGAGTTGAAGCGCGCGGATACGCCGCCCCCGACTCTCATCGACGTGCGCACCCGCGCCGAATACGCATTCTTCCACATCCCCGGCGCGGTCAACGTGCCCTATCCGGCGACCCTCAATGAACTGGCCCTGGCCGCGCTCGATCCGACCAAGCCTGTGGTCGTCATCTGCATGACCGGACACCGCTCTCCGCCCACGGTCCGCCAGATGCAGCGGGGCGGCTACACCGACGTACGCAACCTGACCGGCGGCATGGCCGTGTGGAAGCTGTTCGGCGGGGACACGGTCTCGCCATGA
- a CDS encoding sulfite exporter TauE/SafE family protein produces the protein MQFDSIFWVALQSSVLLGLVHGVNPCGHSWLVLAPFVYGEKRGGRVLSLTLSFIAGTTLACLLIGLTLGSISLAIPESFTLYVDVATFAVLLVLGLILIFRPHLLHSHDHDHGHDHDHGHHHDDGHEHGHAHDDHGEQGHDHDHHHHDHDHHEAAHEGRCHACAGHDCKPTARSMTVWGLFTIGFVNMIVPCPTVALMYTYALDSGSVLKGTAVFGVYAVATGLTLGAIIFAIYKAAGLMRTLTQEWIEPLVMRAAGVMTIAFGAYSLYTSI, from the coding sequence ATGCAATTCGATTCCATATTCTGGGTGGCCCTGCAGTCGAGCGTGCTGCTCGGGCTGGTGCACGGGGTCAACCCGTGCGGCCACTCCTGGCTGGTCCTGGCCCCGTTCGTGTACGGCGAGAAGCGCGGCGGGAGGGTCCTGTCCCTGACCCTGTCGTTCATCGCCGGGACCACCTTGGCCTGCCTGCTCATCGGGCTGACGCTCGGTTCGATCTCCCTGGCCATCCCCGAGTCCTTCACCCTGTACGTGGACGTGGCCACCTTCGCGGTCCTGCTCGTCCTGGGGCTGATCCTGATCTTCAGGCCGCACCTGCTGCACAGCCACGACCACGACCATGGGCATGACCATGACCACGGGCACCATCACGATGACGGCCATGAGCACGGGCACGCCCACGACGATCACGGGGAGCAGGGCCATGATCACGATCATCACCACCACGACCACGATCACCACGAGGCCGCCCATGAAGGCCGCTGCCACGCCTGCGCGGGCCACGATTGCAAGCCGACCGCCCGGTCCATGACCGTCTGGGGGCTGTTCACCATCGGCTTCGTGAATATGATCGTGCCCTGCCCGACCGTGGCGCTCATGTACACCTACGCTCTCGACTCGGGCAGCGTGCTCAAGGGCACGGCGGTCTTCGGGGTCTACGCCGTGGCCACCGGGCTGACGCTCGGCGCGATCATCTTCGCCATCTACAAGGCCGCCGGGCTGATGCGCACCCTGACACAGGAGTGGATCGAGCCCCTGGTCATGCGCGCCGCCGGGGTCATGACCATCGCCTTCGGGGCCTACAGCCTGTACACGTCCATCTAG
- a CDS encoding MarR family winged helix-turn-helix transcriptional regulator: protein MVGRINHAIVEFFEKLSSWEHDVVREKGMTLPQMHTLEVLGIHGAMRMKELAEAMGITTGTLTVLVDRLEDKECVRRVPHDTDRRSINVELTDQGKALFEEHDRLHLRLTEDLVAACPPDDREALLRCLTSMNAQF from the coding sequence ATGGTCGGCAGAATCAACCACGCCATCGTGGAGTTTTTCGAGAAGCTCTCGTCCTGGGAGCACGACGTGGTCCGCGAGAAGGGCATGACCCTGCCGCAGATGCACACCCTGGAGGTCCTCGGCATCCACGGGGCCATGCGCATGAAGGAACTGGCCGAGGCCATGGGCATCACCACCGGCACCCTGACCGTGCTGGTGGACCGGTTGGAGGACAAGGAGTGCGTGCGCCGCGTGCCCCACGACACGGACCGCCGGTCCATCAACGTGGAGCTCACGGACCAGGGCAAGGCGCTCTTCGAGGAGCACGACCGTCTGCACCTGCGCCTGACCGAAGACCTGGTGGCCGCCTGTCCGCCCGACGACCGCGAGGCGCTGCTGCGCTGCCTGACGAGCATGAACGCGCAGTTCTAG